AATACGAAATCCGAGTGTATTCAGAAGCAATGGCTGAAATTACAAAATGCATTGCACCGATCGCTTTTGAAGCATTTGAGGATTACATTTTGAAATCAGAAAAATTTTCTCGCCTCGAAATGAATGTGTTGAAAACTCTTCTCAATAAAAAAGATTTTTCTGATGATGAGTTGTTACAATTCGGTCTGGGCAAACGTGAAGCGGAAGAGTTTCGAGAAAAAATGAAAAGAGTAACCCGGTAATTGTTATTCCCGCGTAAGCGGGAATAACAAAATTGAAAATAGATTACCACTTTCGTGGGAATGACACAATGCAAAAATCCTTCCGCAACATTTCCGCAGATTTTATTTTACTTCTTGTCGTTATCATTTGGGCAGCGAATATGCCACTGGTGAAATGGACCGTCGAGAAGTTTGATATTTATGCTTACAACAGTTTGCGTTTTATTTGCGGAACCATCACGGCAATATTTATTTATTTTTCGCGCTACGAGTGGAAGAAAGTCCAACATGAAGATTGGGGAAAATTATTTCTTGTTGGATTTGTTGCGTATGTGATGTACCAACTTGTATTCATCATGGGAATCCGGAAAACTACTGCGGGAAATGCAGCTTTACTACTTGCAACTGCTCCGTTGTGGACAGTTGTTTTCAATCAACTTATTCATAAAGAAAAAATACACAAGCAACTATGGTTCGGAATGGCTATCTCTTTACTCGGTGTTGTTTTGATAATTCTTGGAAGCAGCAAGAAAATAGAATTCGGAAGTGATGCATTGATAGGTGAT
This genomic window from Ignavibacteria bacterium contains:
- a CDS encoding DMT family transporter → MQKSFRNISADFILLLVVIIWAANMPLVKWTVEKFDIYAYNSLRFICGTITAIFIYFSRYEWKKVQHEDWGKLFLVGFVAYVMYQLVFIMGIRKTTAGNAALLLATAPLWTVVFNQLIHKEKIHKQLWFGMAISLLGVVLIILGSSKKIEFGSDALIGDVLMFLAAMCWALNTNLQKNLLAKYSASQLTLIMLVVGTPFLTAVSIPSFTSFDFTSLHWTYYFAMVISGVISIGFANYFWSIGVKRIGPAKTGNYNNLVPVLALVFSYITLGEKLETIQFVGATATIAGVWLARREKKNGVAK